The Solicola gregarius DNA window GGTCGGCGTCGCCGCTGTCTTCGGTGAAGCCGGCCTCGTGCCACCACGTGCCCAGCACGAACAGGATCTCGGCGGCCTGCCACACCAACAGGTCTCGCCATCGCGGCCAGGCCAACGCGGCCAGCGGCAACAGGGCGAGTGCGTACTGCGGCTCGTACGTCTTGGTGAGCAGGAACCAGCCGAGTACCAGCAGGAACGCGAGCGTGGGAGCATCCGGCGCGCGGTACGCCTTCATCGCGAACACCGCCACGCCGATCAGCACGACCAGCATCCCGACGAGCAGCGCGAGGTTCAGGGTGTCGCTTGTCGGTGTCACGCCGAGGCCGCCCAGGATGTCCCAGATCGAGCCGGCACCGCCGTCGAGGTCGGCATAGCTCGAGATCGGGTCGACGTACGCGCCGCCGGAGATCACCACGAGGGGCAGTGCGCAGCACACCCAGGCAACGACCGCACTGCCGACGGATCTGCCGACGGCGTCCATGACACCGCGCCGCATGCCCGACAGCGCAAGTGCCGGCAGGATCAGTAGCGGCCAGAAGGCAAGCACACCGGCGACTCCGAGGAGGGCGCCTGTGGCCGCGGCACGCTTGCGCGACCATGCCCACCACGCGGCACACACCAGCACGAACGGGATCATGTCCCACCCCAGCAAGGTGGTGAACAGGATCACTGGAGCTCCGGCGAGCACCGTGATCGTGTACGGGCGATCGGGCCGCGCACGTACGAGGAACAGCACGCCCACCAGGAACGCGATCAGCTGGATCGCCGCCGCGACGCCGAGGTACACGACCGCCTCGTGGCGCACCTCGCCGTCCTCCGCGAGGTCGACGACCGGCGCCGTGCGGCGTTCCTCGATGTCTGCGTCGCCGGTGATGCCTTGTGCGATCACGGCAGCAACGTACGAGAGCCCGGCGTCGGGAACCGTCTGCTCCGGGCGTACGACGTGCTGGTCGAGGCCCGCATCCCATGCGGGCATGCGCTCGGCGAGACCCGAGAACGCATAGTCGTTCGCGAGATCGGTGTGGCACGCCTTGGCGTAGTCGCGCGGCGAGTCCCACCACGCTCCGGCGGCACACGGCGCCTTCGCCACCAGAGACAGCGTGAACATGACCGCCGCGATCGCGAGCACGACCCGCAGCGGAGTCCACCAGGGGTGCGGTCGCCCGTGCGCACCCAGGTCGGCGAGCCCGCTCACCCCCGAACGCCCTTCATGCGCACACGATGCCACACGGCGTACACGAGTGGCCGCGCCGACGGCTCGCCGTCGGCGACTCAGCTAGCGCCCGGTCCCGCCCTGCGTGCCGCCTTCGGGCCCGCCTTGTCCGCCGCCATCGTCATCGCCGCCACCCTCGTCGGGTGGCGTCGTCGGATCGGTGTCCGGAGGACCCGTGTTCGTCGGACCGTCGGTGTCCGGACCGTCGGTATCGGGACCATCCGTGTCCGGGCCGTCGGTGTCCGGGCCGTCGGTGTCCGGGCCGTCGGTGTTGGGACCATCCGTGTCGGGGCCGTCGGTGTCCGGGCCGTCCGTGTTCGGATCGTCGGTGTCCGGGGTGTCATCGAGCGTCGGCTCGAGCTCGGTCGTCGGGTCCTGGGTCGTGGTGGTCTCGGGCGGAGTGTAGATCTCGCCCTCGTCGGCTTCGATGTACGCCGGCTCGGCGAACTCGCCGCAGTCCTCGCCCTCGAGCACCTTGTTCATGTACGACTGGAAGGTCGCGGCCGGGTACGAACCGCCGTAGAACGACGGCATGTACAGCGACCCGTCGTTTCTGTAGGCGATATCGCCGTTGCCGTTCTTGCCGCGCACGTACATGACGGCCGTCGAGATGTCCGGGGACATGCCCGTGAACCACGCGGACGACACGTGGGTGTCCTCACCGGCCGTTGCCGTACCGGTCTTGCCGGCTGTCGGGCAGACGGTCGCGGCGGAGTTGCCGGTCGCGCCCGGAACATTCACGACCTGCTGCAGGGCGTACGTCACGTCCGCCGCGACATCCGCGGAGAACGCCCTGTCGCCCTTCTCCGGATGCTCGAAAACGCTCTCGCCGCCGGAGTCCTCCACCGAATCGATGACGTACCAGTCGTTGTGCTCGCCGCCGTTACCGAAGGTCGCGTACGAGTTGGCCATGTCGATCACCGACACTGGCGCGTACCCGAGCGGGGTCACAGGCACGGGGTTCAGCCGTTGGTCCCTGGTGAAGACCTGCCGCACCGGGACCCCAGCGCGCTGAGCGGCATCGATCGTCTTCTCGCCGCCGTCCTCTATCTGCAGCATCAGGTCGATGAACGCGGTGTTGACCGAGTGCTCCGTCGCGTACTTCGAGCGAGATGGTGCCGAACGACTCGCCGCCGCTGTCGCCCTGGTTCTCGATATCGCTGCCGTCCGGCAGGTAGTACGGGGAGCTGCCGTCGACGCTCGACTGCAGACTGAAGCCGTTCTCCAGGCCCGCCGCCAGGGTGAACGGCTTGAACGTCGAGCCGGGTTGTGCACCGTGCTCGGCCCAGTTGTACTGGCTCTTCAGGTAGTCGGGGCCGCCATACATCGCCCGTAGCGCGCCGGAGCCGGTCTCGATCGACGCAAGGCCGATGTGCAGACCCTGCATGCCCTGCTTACCGGCGGCCTCCTTTAGCCCGGTCGCCTGCTGCTGCTCGCGTACCGACTTGCGGGCGGCGATCTGGTCTTCGGCATCGAACGTCGTGACGACCTTCAGCCCGCCACCGTTGATCTGGGTGTCGCTGAAGCCCTCTTCCTGGAGCTGCTGCTCGACCATCCGCAGCAGGTAGCCCTTCGGCCCGCTGAATCGGTCCTTGGACTCGATGTCGGGGAACTTGGGCAGCCGCTTCTTCGCGTGCTCGGCCTTCGCCTCGTCGATCGCGCCCATATCGGCCATGCCGTCGAGCACGTAGTCATAGCGCTCCTTGAGCTGCTGCTTCGCTTCCTTGCCGTTGGCCGGGTCGTACCCGCTCGGGTTGTTCAGTACGGATGCGAGCACCGCGCTCTGGCGGAGACTGAGGTCTTCGACGTCGACATCGAAGAACGAGCGGGCCGCGGTCTGGATGCCGTACGCGCCGCGGCCGAAGTAGATCGTGTTGAGGTAGCCCTCAAGGATCTCGTCCTTGCTGTACTGGTTGTGGACCTTCAGCGAGAGGACGGCTTCCTTCAGCTTTCGGGTGTACGTCTGGTCCTGCGTCAAGTAGAGGATCTTGACGTACTGCTGGGTGATCGTCGAGGCGCCCTGGGTCGTGTCGCTGGTCGCGTTGTTGAACGCGGCTCGGACGATGCCCTGGAAGTCGACGCCGCGGTTCTCGTAGAACGTGCGGTCCTCGGCCGCGATCGCGGCGGCCTGGGTGATCTCCGGCACCTGGTCGAGCTCGACCGACTCGCGGTTCTGGGTCTCGAACTTGCCGAGCACCGTCTTGCCGTCGGAGTAGTAGACGTACGTCGTCTCGGTCTGGAACTCCGCGTTGGCGCTCGGGATGTCGACGCTGCGGTAGAAGATGTAGCCGGCGACGACGAGCGCCACGAAGAGCACCGTGAACGTGATCGCGGACCACTTGAAGAACGCGAACAGCTTCGGGTGCTTGCGTTGCTTCTTTTTCCTCTTACGCGTTCCGGAATCGTCGGGCGTGGGGTCTACGGGGGTCGAGCTGTCGTCGGACTGGCTCACCGGCGTCTCCCAGTAGTTGTCAGGCCCTGTGGTCTGGGCAGTGTCTTGTTGCGGACATAAAGATCAAGCGGCGCGACGACGCACCAACTCAACAGTGTGCACCGTCGAGCCGCCGAATCCGAAACCGAGCGTACCCATGTGGTCGAAGTCGCATCGTTTCGATGTATCGTTGCGATACATCAGAACGTAGCGTTTGTCCGGTCCTTCGCTCGCAACCGCGAGCCGAAGGCGACCGGCGGAGTCGATCGGAGGTGGCCCATGGCGCGACGCGGCGCGGCGCTCGAGCTTGCCGTACTCGGGCTGCTCCAGGACTCTCCGATGCACGGGTACGAGCTGCGCAAGCGGCTCAATGCCTTGCTCGGCTGGGGTCGCGTGCTCTCGTACGGCACGCTCTATCCCTGTCTCAAGGGGCTGCTCAAATCGGGCCACATCGAGTCCGAGGACGCTCCGGAGACAAGCCGTTCGGCGCGGCGGGCACGCATCGTCTACAAGCTCACGCCCGCCGGTAAGGAGCACCTGACCGAGCTGCTCGCGCAGTCGGGTCCATCGTCGTGGGACGACGAGACCTTCGGTGTCCGGTTCGCGTTCTTCGCACGCACCGATTCACGCACCCGCGTACGCATCCTCGAGGGCCGGCGCAGCCGCCTCGAGGAGCGGGTCGAGAACGTACGCGCCTCTCTCGCGCGCAGCCGCGAGCGCGTCGACGCGTACACGCTGGAGCTCCAGCGTCATGGCCTGGAGGCCGCCGAGCACGAGGTGCGGTGGCTGACCGGCCTGATCAACGCGGAACGATCGGGCGCTCCGCCGCGCGGCGAGGACGACGACCCGTCCTCGGGCCGCGACAGCACTCGCCATCACAACACCGATCGATAAGGAGAACCCATGGGTTCGGTACGAGTAGCAATCGTGGGCGTCGGCAACTGCGCGACGTCCCTCATCCAGGGCGTCGAGTACTACCAGGACGCCGATCCGCAGCACAGCGTTCCGGGCCTGATGCACGTGCAGTTCGGCGACTATCACGTACGCGACATCGAGTTCGTCGCCGCGTTCGACGTCGACGCCAAGAAGGTCGGCTTCGATCTGTCCGACGCCACCCGGGCGAGCGAGAACAACACCATCAAGATCGCCGACGTGCCGCCGACCGGCGTCACCGTGCAGCGCGGCCACACCCTCGACGGGCTCGGCAAGTACTACCGCGAGACGATCGAGGAGGCCGACGCCGAGCCGGTCGATGTCGTACGCGTACTGAAGGAGTCGGGCGCCGACGTCCTCGTGTCGTACCTGCCGGTCGGCTCGGAGGCGGCCGACAAGTTCTACGCGCAGTGCGCGATCGACGCGGGCGTCGCCTTCGTGAACGCGCTCCCGGTGTTCATCGCGTCCGACCCCGAATGGGCGGCGAAGTTCGAGGCGGCCGGCGTGCCGATCATCGGCGACGACATCAAGAGCCAGGTCGGCGCGACGATCACCCACCGTGTGATGGCCAAGCTGTTCGAGGATCGCGGTGTCGTGCTCGACCGTACATACCAGCTCAACGTCGGCGGCAACATGGACTTCAAGAACATGCTCGAGCGCGACCGGCTGGAGAGCAAGAAGGTCTCCAAGACGCAGGCCGTCACGTCGAACCTCGGCCACGACCTCGGCGCGCGCAACGTGCACATCGGGCCGAGCGACTACGTGCAGTGGCTCGACGACCGCAAGTGGGCGTACGTACGTCTCGAGGGCCGGGCGTTCGGCGACGTGCCGCTCAACCTGGAGTACAAGCTCGAGGTGTGGGACTCACCGAACTCCGCCGGCATCATCATCGACGCGATCCGCGCGGCGAAGATCGCCAAGGACCGCGGGCTCGGCGGCCCGGTGCATGCACCGTCGACGTACTTCATGAAGTCGCCGGCGATCCAGCGCCCCGACGACGAGGGCCACGCCGGCGTGGAGGCGTTCATCCGCGGCGAATGAGCCCCGACAAATAGACATTTGTTATGCCCTGGCGTAACAAATGTCTATTTGTTCACCGGAGCCGGGGCCCGAACGCCGCGAGAAACGTGTCCACGCCCTCGCGTACCGACCGGTCGACGACGTCGTCGCCGACGGCGCGGTTTCCGTGACCGCTCGCCATCAGCGGTTCGTCGCTGACCAGTGCGAGGAGATGGCGTGCGGCCCGGTCCGCGTCGGTGAGCTCGAGCCGACCCCCGAGCGCGAGCTGGGCGAGCTTGCCCGCGAGCGCATCGATGGTCCGCTTGCGGTTGCCTTCACGTTGCCGCCCGATCAGCTCCGGAAATCGGGACTGCTCGCTGAGTTGGAGCCGCATCACCGCCAGACCCTCGTCCTTGCGGATGCAGTCGACGAGCGCGTACGCGACCCGCTCCAGCTCCGAGCGCACATCATCGGGCGCGGTGTCGAGGCCGTCGACAACTCCCATGACCTTCGCGTTCGCGCTCTCGGAGTAGCGCTCGAGAACCGCCGCGAACAGTGACTCCTTGTCGGCGAAGTGGTTGTAGACCGTCGGCTTGGCGACGGCGGCCTCCCGCGCTATCGCATCCATGCCCGCGTCGGCATATCCGTCGCGTGCGAACACGACCAGCGCGGCGTCGAGGATCGCCGTGCGCTTGAGCACCCGACCCGACGTACGCGCCTCCTGCACCGTGACCACGGGCACAGCCTACCTCAGTTGCGAAACTTGAACCGGCGAGTTCATAATGAACGCGCTAGTTCAAGTTTTCGTACGTGAGGATCAAGAAGTGTCCACATCACCGGACCGTGCCGACCGGTCCTTCGCAGTCCTTGTCACCGTGCTGGTTCTGGGCGCCGTGCTCGCCCTCGTCAACACCACGATCGTCGGCGTCGCCCTTCCACAGATCGGCACCGAGTTCGACGTCGGCATCGACGCGCTCTCCTGGGTCGGCACGGCGTACGTGCTCGCCATCGCGTTCGCCATCCCGTTGAGTGGCTGGGCATCCGTGCGCTTCGGCCTGCGCCGGACCTGGCTGATCGCGCTCACCGTCTTCGTGATCGGCTCGGCCCTGTCGGCCATGGCGCCCGGGCTCGACCTGCTGGTCGCCGCGCGCGTCGTGCAGGGAGTCGGCGGCGGCATGCTCGAGCCGGTCATGCTCACGGCGATCGCTCAGGCGGCCGGGCCCGCGCGGATGGGGCGCGCGATGGGCATCGTCGCCGGCGCCATCGGGCTCGGCCCGCTCGTGGGCCCGGTACTCGGGGGCGCGACGGTCGACATACTCGACTGGCGCTGGATGTTCGGTGCGTTCGTACCGCTCGGCCTACTCGCGATCGCACTGTCCGCACGCGTGCTGCCGGCGAGCGCTCCGACACCGAAGCGGCTCGAT harbors:
- a CDS encoding penicillin-binding transpeptidase domain-containing protein, whose protein sequence is MANSYATFGNGGEHNDWYVIDSVEDSGGESVFEHPEKGDRAFSADVAADVTYALQQVVNVPGATGNSAATVCPTAGKTGTATAGEDTHVSSAWFTGMSPDISTAVMYVRGKNGNGDIAYRNDGSLYMPSFYGGSYPAATFQSYMNKVLEGEDCGEFAEPAYIEADEGEIYTPPETTTTQDPTTELEPTLDDTPDTDDPNTDGPDTDGPDTDGPNTDGPDTDGPDTDGPDTDGPDTDGPDTDGPTNTGPPDTDPTTPPDEGGGDDDGGGQGGPEGGTQGGTGR
- a CDS encoding transglycosylase domain-containing protein; the protein is MSQSDDSSTPVDPTPDDSGTRKRKKKQRKHPKLFAFFKWSAITFTVLFVALVVAGYIFYRSVDIPSANAEFQTETTYVYYSDGKTVLGKFETQNRESVELDQVPEITQAAAIAAEDRTFYENRGVDFQGIVRAAFNNATSDTTQGASTITQQYVKILYLTQDQTYTRKLKEAVLSLKVHNQYSKDEILEGYLNTIYFGRGAYGIQTAARSFFDVDVEDLSLRQSAVLASVLNNPSGYDPANGKEAKQQLKERYDYVLDGMADMGAIDEAKAEHAKKRLPKFPDIESKDRFSGPKGYLLRMVEQQLQEEGFSDTQINGGGLKVVTTFDAEDQIAARKSVREQQQATGLKEAAGKQGMQGLHIGLASIETGSGALRAMYGGPDYLKSQYNWAEHGAQPGSTFKPFTLAAGLENGFSLQSSVDGSSPYYLPDGSDIENQGDSGGESFGTISLEVRDGALGQHRVHRPDAADRGRRREDDRCRSARWGPGAAGLHQGPTAEPRACDPARVRASVGDRHGQLVRDLR
- a CDS encoding PadR family transcriptional regulator, whose translation is MARRGAALELAVLGLLQDSPMHGYELRKRLNALLGWGRVLSYGTLYPCLKGLLKSGHIESEDAPETSRSARRARIVYKLTPAGKEHLTELLAQSGPSSWDDETFGVRFAFFARTDSRTRVRILEGRRSRLEERVENVRASLARSRERVDAYTLELQRHGLEAAEHEVRWLTGLINAERSGAPPRGEDDDPSSGRDSTRHHNTDR
- a CDS encoding TetR/AcrR family transcriptional regulator, producing MVTVQEARTSGRVLKRTAILDAALVVFARDGYADAGMDAIAREAAVAKPTVYNHFADKESLFAAVLERYSESANAKVMGVVDGLDTAPDDVRSELERVAYALVDCIRKDEGLAVMRLQLSEQSRFPELIGRQREGNRKRTIDALAGKLAQLALGGRLELTDADRAARHLLALVSDEPLMASGHGNRAVGDDVVDRSVREGVDTFLAAFGPRLR
- a CDS encoding inositol-3-phosphate synthase, yielding MGSVRVAIVGVGNCATSLIQGVEYYQDADPQHSVPGLMHVQFGDYHVRDIEFVAAFDVDAKKVGFDLSDATRASENNTIKIADVPPTGVTVQRGHTLDGLGKYYRETIEEADAEPVDVVRVLKESGADVLVSYLPVGSEAADKFYAQCAIDAGVAFVNALPVFIASDPEWAAKFEAAGVPIIGDDIKSQVGATITHRVMAKLFEDRGVVLDRTYQLNVGGNMDFKNMLERDRLESKKVSKTQAVTSNLGHDLGARNVHIGPSDYVQWLDDRKWAYVRLEGRAFGDVPLNLEYKLEVWDSPNSAGIIIDAIRAAKIAKDRGLGGPVHAPSTYFMKSPAIQRPDDEGHAGVEAFIRGE